One stretch of Siphonobacter curvatus DNA includes these proteins:
- a CDS encoding PorP/SprF family type IX secretion system membrane protein, translating to MPRFYLTFWVVLLCFLTDAYGQDPQFSQFYANPLAQNPAFTGNARMGRVIVNYRKQAYGLNRDFETMAASYDTYLENTDSRTGQPSLGLGLQLMRDKQGGGTFLGSTEGLYTTSAYLSASKRLARFGTDGKYKCWSGMQIGGVSRLIRGQSLLFADQFSGSGVSPSSMDPVALANGITRNFFDVNAGLLFEVDPQENVALYDRTETMYWVGGAIHHLNKSLPKDPWLPLSQRVSLQAGLTIPFARVLSLERGHTPTPYRVRTHTLAANLRQQAGLAQLDFGYNWRYSPLMLGAWVRGIPLNKVSKNFQQNALVFLVGIQPTDFPFQLELSYDFPLSTFRGYSGGAYELSLWMGLEKLGMSTQRFRQFKFPAL from the coding sequence ATGCCCCGTTTTTACCTCACTTTTTGGGTAGTACTCCTTTGTTTTCTGACCGACGCCTACGGTCAAGATCCACAGTTCTCTCAATTCTACGCCAATCCATTAGCTCAAAATCCCGCCTTTACGGGAAATGCCCGTATGGGTCGCGTCATCGTCAATTATCGGAAGCAGGCGTATGGTCTTAATCGCGATTTTGAAACCATGGCCGCTTCTTACGATACCTACCTAGAAAACACGGACTCCCGTACCGGCCAGCCTTCACTGGGATTGGGACTACAACTCATGCGGGACAAACAGGGTGGGGGTACCTTTCTGGGTAGCACCGAAGGACTCTATACGACCAGTGCTTATCTATCGGCGTCGAAACGGCTGGCTCGTTTTGGTACGGATGGGAAGTACAAGTGTTGGAGTGGTATGCAAATCGGCGGGGTGAGTCGGCTTATTCGAGGACAGAGCCTTCTATTCGCCGACCAGTTTTCGGGATCCGGTGTTTCGCCGAGCTCCATGGATCCGGTTGCTCTGGCGAATGGTATCACTCGAAATTTCTTTGACGTTAACGCGGGATTACTCTTTGAAGTAGATCCACAAGAAAACGTGGCTCTTTACGATCGGACCGAAACGATGTACTGGGTAGGCGGAGCCATCCATCACCTCAACAAGTCCCTGCCAAAGGACCCCTGGTTACCCCTTAGCCAGCGAGTGAGTCTACAGGCGGGCCTCACGATTCCCTTTGCCCGGGTACTGAGTCTGGAACGGGGCCATACGCCTACCCCTTACCGCGTGCGAACCCATACGTTAGCAGCTAATCTTCGGCAACAGGCGGGTCTGGCTCAACTGGATTTTGGGTACAACTGGCGGTACAGCCCCCTCATGCTGGGGGCATGGGTACGAGGGATTCCGTTAAACAAAGTCAGTAAAAACTTCCAGCAGAATGCTCTGGTGTTTTTAGTGGGTATCCAACCTACCGATTTTCCGTTTCAGCTCGAACTTAGCTATGATTTCCCCCTGTCTACCTTTCGAGGGTACAGCGGCGGAGCCTACGAACTTTCCCTTTGGATGGGTTTGGAAAAGCTGGGAATGTCAACCCAACGTTTTCGGCAGTTCAAGTTTCCTGCCTTATAA
- the recR gene encoding recombination mediator RecR, giving the protein MNYPSKLIEDAVEEISKLPGIGKKTALRLALHLLKREEQQTSQLAEVLVNLRTQTRYCRQCHTIADEDLCQICANPRRDSQLICVVEDTRDVLAVENTAQFRGMYHVLGGLINPLEGVGPADLQVESLLDRVADPKNEIREVILALSPTMQGDTTSFYLTKRLRQYPIKITTIARGIPIGGDLEYADEITLGRSIIGRVTYE; this is encoded by the coding sequence TTGAATTATCCTTCGAAACTCATAGAAGACGCCGTTGAGGAGATCAGTAAGCTCCCCGGAATTGGGAAAAAAACGGCTCTTCGTCTTGCTTTACATTTGCTCAAACGCGAAGAACAACAGACCTCCCAATTGGCCGAGGTCCTGGTGAATTTGCGTACCCAAACCCGCTATTGTCGGCAATGCCATACGATTGCTGATGAGGATCTGTGCCAGATTTGTGCCAATCCCCGTCGGGACAGCCAGTTGATTTGCGTGGTGGAAGATACCCGCGATGTGCTTGCCGTTGAAAATACGGCTCAGTTTCGCGGCATGTACCACGTGCTGGGAGGACTGATCAACCCACTGGAAGGCGTAGGACCAGCTGACTTACAGGTCGAATCGCTGCTTGACCGGGTGGCTGATCCGAAAAACGAAATTCGGGAGGTGATTCTGGCTTTAAGCCCCACCATGCAGGGAGATACCACTTCGTTTTATTTGACGAAACGACTCCGGCAGTATCCCATCAAGATTACCACGATTGCCCGGGGTATACCCATTGGGGGCGATCTGGAGTACGCCGATGAAATCACCCTCGGCCGCAGTATCATCGGTCGCGTCACCTACGAATAA
- a CDS encoding ATP-dependent Clp protease adaptor ClpS, translating into MSTLPKPWEEEDVDVLEATEEQEEHDLVVFNDDVNTFDWVIDTLMEVCGHTPEQAEQCTILIHYKGKCAVKKGAFEELAPMRNAICERGISAEVL; encoded by the coding sequence ATGAGCACCTTACCGAAACCCTGGGAAGAAGAAGACGTAGATGTTCTGGAAGCAACGGAAGAACAAGAAGAACATGACCTGGTCGTTTTTAATGATGATGTGAATACCTTCGATTGGGTAATCGACACGCTTATGGAAGTATGCGGTCATACACCCGAACAAGCGGAACAGTGTACTATTCTGATTCATTACAAGGGAAAATGTGCCGTGAAAAAAGGAGCTTTTGAAGAATTGGCTCCCATGCGAAATGCCATTTGCGAACGAGGCATCAGTGCTGAAGTTCTCTAG
- a CDS encoding sodium:solute symporter — protein sequence MNAYLALFILLGYFLMLVAVSFYTSRGADTNAFFTANKQSPWYLVAFGMIGTSLSGVTFISVPGNVSTSQFTYFQVILGYLVGYFVIATVLMPLYYRLNLISIYSYLDKRFGFWSYKTGAGFFLLSRTVGSAGRMFIAVQVLQLAIFDRFGIPFEATVLFAIVLIWVYTFKGGVKTIIITDTLQTFFLVTAVFLTVFLIARQLNLNFGQLWNTVQSTSYSKIFVWDWAPKNNFFKDFISGAFIAIVMTGLDQDLMQKNLTCKNIGEAQKNMLWFCVVLVIVNFAFLNLGALLLIYSEQMGITIPAKSDDLYPMLALGNHFGLIAAVTFLLGITAATYASSDSALTALTTSFCIDFLNIEKYPEKERQRIKTWVHLMFSALFLVVIILFKQLNNQSMIRTIFDLAGYTYGPLLGLYTFGLYTKWSVKDRFVPLVCVVSPVLTYVLVSHSQEWFNYSFGFEKLLLNGFLTYVGLVALKKPNLSYGTSN from the coding sequence ATGAACGCTTACCTGGCTCTTTTCATCCTGCTTGGCTACTTTCTGATGCTTGTGGCCGTTTCGTTTTACACCTCCCGTGGAGCGGATACCAATGCTTTTTTTACCGCAAATAAGCAGTCTCCTTGGTACCTAGTGGCCTTTGGCATGATTGGCACTTCACTTTCGGGAGTAACCTTCATTTCGGTACCCGGTAATGTCAGTACTTCCCAGTTCACCTATTTTCAGGTTATTCTGGGTTATCTGGTGGGGTACTTTGTGATTGCTACGGTACTCATGCCGCTGTACTACCGGCTGAATCTGATATCGATTTATTCGTATCTGGATAAACGTTTTGGTTTCTGGTCGTATAAAACCGGAGCAGGCTTTTTCCTGCTTTCGCGAACCGTAGGATCGGCGGGCCGAATGTTCATCGCCGTACAAGTACTACAGCTGGCGATTTTCGATCGTTTCGGCATTCCTTTTGAGGCGACGGTCCTTTTTGCGATTGTACTCATCTGGGTTTACACCTTCAAGGGCGGCGTTAAAACGATTATTATCACCGATACTCTTCAGACCTTTTTCCTGGTAACGGCGGTCTTTTTAACGGTATTTCTAATTGCCCGACAACTGAATCTGAATTTTGGTCAGCTTTGGAATACTGTACAGTCGACTTCGTATTCGAAGATTTTCGTCTGGGACTGGGCTCCCAAAAATAACTTCTTTAAGGATTTCATCTCCGGAGCTTTCATTGCCATTGTGATGACGGGGCTGGATCAGGATTTGATGCAGAAAAACCTGACGTGCAAGAACATCGGCGAAGCTCAAAAAAACATGCTCTGGTTCTGCGTGGTACTGGTGATCGTCAACTTTGCCTTCCTGAATTTGGGAGCTTTGCTACTGATTTATTCAGAACAGATGGGCATCACCATTCCTGCCAAATCCGACGATTTGTACCCGATGCTGGCCTTAGGTAATCATTTTGGTCTGATTGCGGCTGTCACCTTCCTGCTGGGCATTACGGCGGCTACCTACGCTAGTTCTGATTCGGCTTTAACGGCCCTGACGACTTCGTTCTGCATCGACTTTCTGAACATTGAAAAATACCCCGAGAAAGAACGTCAACGCATCAAAACCTGGGTACACTTGATGTTTTCAGCCTTGTTTTTAGTCGTCATTATTCTCTTCAAACAATTGAATAACCAGTCGATGATCCGTACCATTTTTGATCTGGCTGGTTATACGTACGGACCTCTCTTGGGACTCTATACCTTTGGTTTATACACGAAATGGTCGGTAAAAGACCGCTTTGTACCCTTGGTATGCGTAGTTTCTCCCGTACTCACGTACGTGTTGGTTAGCCACTCCCAGGAATGGTTCAATTACTCGTTTGGTTTCGAAAAACTGCTGTTAAATGGTTTTCTTACCTACGTAGGCTTAGTAGCTCTCAAAAAACCGAATTTATCCTACGGAACAAGTAATTAA
- a CDS encoding phosphatase PAP2 family protein, which produces MNMLRRLGILSLIVLLNSCDKSIDQPSLTVYEPAGLDTKGGQWKTFVLASTDEVTVPAPLTTESSAYKAELQELKSLNITADQQKTIDYWSAGGVYRWNELARTLAANYNLPPVYDEIQKKYPVPDAANPTAEPKFPFCNPPYASRMFAYLGVAQYDALVAAWKYKYQYNRLSPAKVDAGITSKLPVTDLPSYPSEDAVVAAASFEVLKVMFPGEVAKLTATYEAHRNSRIWAKANVRSDLEAGEALGKAVAAKVIARAKADGMGAANNQAAVAAMIADAKARGLRKEWTSLDAPARPPMLPTFGNVKTWNFTEAQKVTMRPSPPPALGSAGFEKDLQELRDMGKKLTRDQHRIASYWSDGVGSYTPPGHWNREAANLTRKYKENELRAARTMALVGTSLMDAGIACWDTKFYYYTPRPFQVDHAVRSTIGTPNFPSFTSGHSTFSGAAATVLAYLFPNDADAMQALATEASLSRIYGCIHYRSDSDVGLVHGKAVGEYAIKRAQLDGAGR; this is translated from the coding sequence ATGAATATGCTTCGTCGATTAGGCATTTTATCGCTGATCGTCTTACTCAACAGCTGTGACAAGAGTATTGATCAGCCTTCGCTCACCGTGTACGAACCAGCCGGACTGGATACCAAAGGCGGTCAATGGAAAACCTTCGTATTAGCTTCCACCGATGAGGTTACCGTGCCGGCTCCGCTCACGACGGAATCCAGTGCGTATAAAGCTGAATTACAGGAATTAAAAAGCCTCAACATTACGGCTGACCAACAAAAAACGATCGATTACTGGTCGGCAGGTGGCGTATACCGCTGGAATGAATTGGCCCGTACCCTGGCAGCCAATTACAACTTACCTCCGGTCTACGACGAAATTCAGAAAAAGTATCCCGTACCCGATGCGGCTAATCCCACGGCTGAACCGAAGTTTCCTTTTTGTAATCCCCCTTATGCCTCCCGCATGTTTGCGTACCTTGGCGTTGCTCAGTACGACGCTCTGGTAGCTGCCTGGAAATACAAATATCAGTACAATCGACTGTCTCCGGCGAAGGTAGATGCGGGCATTACTTCTAAACTACCCGTGACCGACCTGCCTTCGTATCCGTCAGAAGATGCCGTGGTAGCCGCGGCTTCGTTTGAAGTACTGAAAGTGATGTTCCCTGGCGAAGTGGCCAAACTGACGGCAACTTACGAAGCCCACCGCAACAGTCGGATCTGGGCGAAGGCTAACGTACGCAGTGACCTCGAAGCGGGTGAAGCACTGGGCAAAGCCGTAGCAGCAAAAGTCATTGCCCGGGCCAAAGCCGATGGTATGGGAGCGGCCAATAACCAAGCTGCCGTAGCCGCCATGATTGCCGATGCCAAAGCCCGAGGCTTGCGGAAGGAATGGACCAGTCTGGATGCTCCCGCTCGCCCTCCGATGTTACCGACTTTCGGAAACGTAAAAACCTGGAATTTTACGGAGGCCCAAAAAGTGACCATGCGTCCGAGCCCACCGCCAGCCTTGGGTTCGGCTGGTTTTGAGAAAGATCTACAGGAACTACGCGATATGGGCAAGAAGCTCACCCGCGATCAGCACCGTATTGCTTCGTACTGGTCGGATGGCGTAGGGAGTTACACGCCGCCCGGACACTGGAACCGGGAGGCGGCCAACCTAACCCGCAAGTACAAGGAGAATGAACTCCGGGCCGCCCGGACCATGGCTCTGGTAGGCACTTCGCTGATGGACGCCGGAATTGCCTGCTGGGATACTAAATTTTACTATTACACGCCCCGGCCGTTCCAGGTAGACCACGCGGTACGCTCGACCATTGGAACGCCCAACTTCCCCAGTTTCACGTCTGGCCATTCGACGTTCTCCGGGGCAGCGGCAACGGTACTGGCGTATTTGTTCCCTAATGACGCCGACGCCATGCAAGCCCTGGCTACTGAAGCATCGTTATCCCGCATTTACGGTTGTATTCATTACCGTTCGGATTCAGATGTAGGGCTGGTTCACGGTAAAGCTGTGGGCGAATACGCCATCAAACGAGCACAACTCGATGGAGCTGGTCGCTAA